Proteins from a genomic interval of Sphingomonas sp. Y38-1Y:
- the tldD gene encoding metalloprotease TldD: MTPADPRAFLYGDALDPDAALRLTRDALTRAEDGELYLQYSHSEAFGFDDGRLKTASYNNHSGFGLRAVSGEQTAFAQGNALSADAIARAASTMALIDPARQAKAAPPRGNNRHLYTAADPLDLVPFADKVALCQTIDAAARARDPRVAQVSVGLTGSWNVVEIVRPDGFTATDVRPLVRLNVSIVVEANGRRESGSFGIGGRELYDRIMAPETWNRAVDEALRQALVNLEAVAAPAGEMPVLLGPGWCGVMLHEAVGHGLEGDFNRKGSSVYAGRIGEQVAARGVTVVDDGSILNKRGSLSIDDEGTPTQENVLIEDGVLKGYIHDRLNARLMGVQPTGNGRRESFQHAPMPRMTNTFMRAGRDDPAELLSRIKRGIYATSFGGGQVDIVSGKFVFSCTEAYMVENGKLGAPIKGAMLIGDGPTALTKVEGIGNDFALDEGVGMCGKGGQAVPAGVGQPTLLIGGLTVGGTALN; encoded by the coding sequence GCGTTCGGGTTCGACGACGGCCGGCTGAAGACCGCGTCGTACAACAACCATTCGGGCTTCGGCCTTCGCGCCGTCTCGGGCGAGCAGACCGCGTTCGCGCAAGGCAACGCGCTGTCCGCCGACGCGATCGCGCGGGCCGCCTCGACGATGGCGCTGATCGATCCCGCGCGGCAAGCCAAGGCCGCCCCGCCCCGCGGCAACAACCGACACCTTTATACCGCCGCCGATCCGCTCGACCTCGTGCCCTTCGCCGACAAGGTCGCGCTGTGCCAGACGATCGACGCCGCCGCGCGCGCCCGCGACCCGCGCGTCGCACAGGTCAGCGTCGGCCTGACCGGATCGTGGAACGTCGTCGAGATCGTCCGCCCCGACGGCTTCACCGCCACCGACGTCCGGCCGCTCGTCCGCCTCAACGTCTCGATCGTGGTCGAGGCGAACGGCCGGCGCGAATCGGGATCGTTCGGGATCGGCGGGCGCGAGCTCTACGACCGGATCATGGCGCCCGAGACGTGGAACCGCGCGGTGGACGAGGCGCTGCGCCAGGCGCTCGTCAACCTGGAGGCGGTCGCCGCTCCCGCGGGCGAGATGCCCGTGCTGCTCGGCCCCGGCTGGTGCGGCGTCATGCTGCACGAGGCGGTCGGGCACGGCCTGGAGGGCGACTTCAACCGCAAGGGCAGCTCCGTCTATGCCGGCCGCATCGGCGAACAGGTCGCGGCCCGGGGCGTCACCGTCGTCGACGACGGATCGATCCTGAACAAGCGCGGATCGCTGTCGATCGACGACGAAGGGACGCCGACCCAGGAGAACGTCCTGATCGAGGACGGCGTGCTCAAGGGCTATATCCACGATCGCCTCAATGCGCGGCTGATGGGCGTGCAGCCGACCGGCAACGGACGGCGCGAAAGCTTTCAGCACGCGCCGATGCCGCGCATGACCAACACCTTCATGCGCGCCGGCCGCGACGATCCGGCCGAGCTCCTTTCGCGCATCAAGCGCGGCATCTATGCCACCAGCTTCGGCGGCGGCCAGGTCGACATCGTCTCGGGCAAGTTCGTCTTCTCCTGCACGGAGGCGTACATGGTCGAGAACGGCAAGCTCGGCGCGCCGATCAAGGGTGCGATGCTGATCGGCGACGGCCCGACCGCGCTGACCAAGGTCGAGGGGATCGGCAACGACTTCGCGCTCGACGAGGGCGTCGGCATGTGCGGCAAGGGCGGTCAGGCGGTGCCGGCGGGCGTGGGCCAGCCGACGCTGCTGATCGGCGGGCTGACGGTCGGCGGCACGGCGCTGAACTGA
- a CDS encoding F0F1 ATP synthase subunit delta, whose translation METSGGIQASLSGRYATALFDLAREQQSLSAVETSLATVRQALTESPDFKALTQSPLIGRVEAGRAVAAVAETLGLDPVTTKFLGVLAANGRLRDLNAIIKTFRTLAARHRGETTAEVVSAHPLADDQVDALKQQLRARVGRDVNVELSVDPSLLGGLVVRIGSQMIDSSIKTRLNSLAHAMKG comes from the coding sequence GTGGAGACTTCCGGCGGTATTCAGGCCAGCCTAAGCGGACGCTATGCGACCGCGCTCTTCGATCTCGCGCGTGAGCAGCAGTCGCTTTCCGCGGTCGAGACGAGCCTGGCGACCGTTCGCCAGGCGCTGACCGAATCGCCTGATTTCAAGGCGCTGACGCAAAGCCCGCTGATCGGCCGCGTCGAAGCCGGCCGCGCCGTCGCGGCGGTGGCGGAGACGCTGGGCCTCGATCCGGTCACCACCAAGTTCCTGGGCGTGCTCGCGGCGAACGGCCGCCTGCGCGACCTCAACGCCATCATCAAGACGTTCCGCACGCTCGCCGCGCGCCATCGCGGCGAGACGACGGCAGAGGTCGTGTCGGCGCATCCGCTTGCCGACGATCAGGTCGACGCATTGAAGCAGCAGCTTCGCGCCCGCGTCGGCCGTGACGTCAATGTCGAGCTGTCGGTCGACCCCAGCCTGCTCGGCGGGCTGGTCGTGCGCATCGGCAGCCAGATGATCGACAGCTCGATCAAGACCCGCCTCAACTCCCTCGCACATGCCATGAAGGGCTGA
- the atpA gene encoding F0F1 ATP synthase subunit alpha encodes MDIRAAEISKVIKDQIANFGTEAQVSETGQVLSVGDGIARVHGLDNVQAGEMVEFANGAQGMALNLEADNVGVVIFGSDAEIREGDTVKRTGTIVDVPVGRGLLGRVVDALGNPIDGKGPIVAEKRSRVEVKAPGIIPRKSVHEPMQTGLKALDALVPVGRGQRELIIGDRQTGKTAVAIDTFINQKEANQGSDESKKLYCIYVAVGQKRSTVAQIVRQLEENGAMEYSIVVAATASEPAPLQFLAPYTGTAMGEYFRDNGMHAVIVHDDLSKQAVAYRQMSLLLRRPPGREAYPGDVFYLHSRLLERAAKMNDENGNGSLTALPIIETQAGDVSAYIPTNVISITDGQIFLETDLFFAGIRPAINVGLSVSRVGSAAQTKAMKKVAGSIKLELAQYREMAAFAQFGSDLDASTQKLLNRGARLTELLKQAQFSPMPFEEQVVSIFAGTNGYLDAVAVTDVVRYEQALLAEMRSKHADVLTAIRDSKDLSDDTKGKLKGALDGFAKTFA; translated from the coding sequence ATGGACATCCGCGCCGCAGAAATCTCGAAGGTCATCAAGGACCAGATCGCCAATTTCGGCACCGAAGCGCAGGTGTCGGAGACGGGCCAGGTGCTGTCGGTCGGCGACGGCATCGCGCGCGTCCACGGCCTCGACAACGTCCAGGCGGGCGAGATGGTCGAGTTCGCCAACGGCGCGCAGGGCATGGCGCTCAACCTCGAGGCCGACAATGTCGGCGTCGTGATCTTCGGCTCGGACGCCGAGATCCGCGAGGGTGACACGGTCAAGCGTACCGGCACGATCGTCGACGTCCCCGTCGGCCGCGGCCTGCTCGGCCGCGTCGTCGACGCGCTCGGCAACCCGATCGACGGCAAGGGCCCGATCGTCGCCGAAAAGCGCAGCCGCGTCGAGGTGAAGGCGCCGGGCATCATCCCGCGCAAGTCGGTGCACGAGCCGATGCAGACCGGCCTCAAGGCGCTTGACGCGCTCGTTCCCGTCGGCCGTGGCCAGCGCGAGCTCATCATCGGCGACCGCCAGACCGGCAAGACCGCCGTCGCGATCGACACCTTCATCAACCAGAAGGAAGCCAATCAGGGCAGCGACGAGAGCAAGAAGCTCTATTGCATCTATGTCGCGGTCGGCCAGAAGCGCTCGACCGTCGCGCAGATCGTCCGCCAGCTCGAAGAGAATGGCGCGATGGAGTATTCGATCGTCGTCGCCGCGACCGCCTCGGAGCCCGCGCCGCTTCAGTTCCTCGCGCCCTATACCGGCACCGCGATGGGCGAGTATTTCCGCGACAACGGCATGCACGCCGTGATCGTCCATGACGACCTGTCCAAGCAGGCGGTCGCCTATCGTCAGATGTCGCTGCTGCTGCGCCGTCCGCCGGGCCGCGAAGCCTATCCGGGCGACGTCTTCTATCTCCACTCGCGCCTGCTCGAGCGTGCGGCGAAGATGAACGACGAGAATGGCAACGGCTCGCTGACCGCGCTGCCGATCATCGAGACGCAGGCGGGCGACGTGTCGGCGTACATTCCGACCAACGTGATCTCGATCACCGACGGCCAGATCTTCCTCGAGACCGACCTGTTCTTCGCGGGCATCCGCCCGGCGATCAACGTCGGCCTGTCGGTCAGCCGCGTCGGCTCGGCCGCACAGACTAAGGCGATGAAGAAGGTCGCCGGCTCGATCAAGCTCGAGCTCGCCCAGTATCGCGAGATGGCGGCGTTCGCGCAGTTCGGTTCGGACCTCGACGCCTCGACGCAGAAGCTGCTCAACCGCGGCGCGCGCCTGACCGAGCTGCTGAAGCAGGCGCAGTTCTCGCCGATGCCGTTCGAGGAGCAGGTGGTGTCGATCTTCGCGGGCACCAACGGCTATCTCGATGCCGTCGCGGTGACCGACGTCGTCCGTTACGAGCAGGCGCTGCTGGCCGAGATGCGCTCGAAGCACGCCGACGTGCTGACCGCGATCCGCGACAGCAAGGACCTGTCGGACGACACCAAGGGCAAGCTCAAGGGCGCGCTCGACGGCTTCGCCAAGACGTTCGCGTGA
- a CDS encoding F0F1 ATP synthase subunit gamma → MASLKALKLRINSVKSTQKITKAMKMVAAAKLRRAQEAAEAGRPYAQRLEGVVARLAAKVGGADNAPLLLSGTGKDQVHLIVVATSDKGLAGAFNTNIARAARRRADALIAEGKTVKFYTIGKKGRGVLARLYRDRIVHSDEPGDLGKLTFDSARAYADDLIARFQAGEFDVAHLFYATFKSVLTQEPTEQQILPVKVPATAANDTDGGAVMEYEPDEESILADLLPRAIAIQIFRALRENAASEQGSKMTAMDNATRNAGDLIKRLQIEYNRSRQAAITTELVEIISGAEAL, encoded by the coding sequence ATGGCCTCGCTCAAGGCGCTCAAACTCCGGATCAACTCGGTCAAGTCGACCCAGAAGATCACCAAGGCGATGAAGATGGTCGCCGCCGCCAAGCTGCGCCGCGCGCAGGAAGCGGCGGAGGCCGGGCGCCCCTATGCCCAGCGGCTGGAGGGCGTCGTCGCGCGCTTGGCGGCCAAGGTCGGCGGCGCGGACAACGCGCCCCTGCTGCTCTCGGGCACCGGCAAGGACCAGGTCCACCTGATCGTCGTCGCGACCAGCGACAAGGGGCTGGCGGGTGCGTTCAACACCAATATCGCCCGCGCCGCCCGCCGCCGCGCCGACGCGCTGATCGCCGAGGGCAAGACGGTCAAATTCTACACGATCGGCAAGAAGGGCCGCGGCGTGCTCGCGCGGCTTTATCGCGACCGGATCGTGCATTCGGACGAGCCCGGCGACTTAGGCAAGCTGACCTTCGATAGCGCCCGGGCCTATGCCGACGACCTGATCGCGCGCTTCCAGGCGGGCGAGTTCGACGTCGCGCACCTGTTCTATGCCACGTTCAAGTCGGTGCTGACGCAGGAGCCGACCGAGCAGCAGATCCTGCCGGTCAAGGTGCCCGCCACGGCCGCCAACGACACCGATGGCGGCGCGGTGATGGAATATGAGCCCGACGAGGAATCGATCCTCGCCGACCTGCTCCCGCGCGCGATCGCGATCCAGATCTTCCGAGCGCTGCGCGAGAATGCGGCGTCGGAGCAGGGGTCGAAGATGACCGCGATGGACAACGCCACGCGCAACGCCGGCGACCTTATCAAGCGACTCCAGATCGAATACAACCGCAGCCGTCAGGCCGCGATCACCACCGAGCTGGTCGAGATCATCTCGGGCGCCGAGGCGCTCTGA
- the atpD gene encoding F0F1 ATP synthase subunit beta, which produces MATAPELIRPAGGTNNVGRISQVIGAVVDVSFEAHLPAILSALETENNGNRLVLEVAQHLGENTVRTIAMDSTEGLTRGQTVTDTGAQITVPVGPKTLGRIMNVIGEPIDERGPIGAEGSAPIHAKAPEFVDQSTEAGILVTGIKVIDLLAPYARGGKIGLFGGAGVGKTVLIQELINNIAKGHGGVSVFAGVGERTREGNDLYHEFLDAGVIAKDEAGNAVSEGSKVALVYGQMNEPPGARARVALSGLTMAEYFRDVEGQDVLFFVDNIFRFTQAGSEVSALLGRIPSAVGYQPTLSTDMGALQERITSTNKGSITSVQAIYVPADDLTDPAPATSFAHLDATTNLNRAISELGIYPAVDPLDSVSRVLEPRIVGQEHYDTARAVQQTLQKYKSLQDIIAILGMDELSEEDKLTVSRARKIQRFLSQPFHVAEVFTGIPGKFVQIEDTVRSFKAVVEGEYDHLPEAAFYMVGGIDEAVEKAKKLAENA; this is translated from the coding sequence ATGGCAACCGCGCCTGAACTCATCCGCCCTGCCGGCGGTACCAACAATGTCGGCCGTATCTCGCAGGTGATCGGCGCCGTCGTCGACGTGTCGTTCGAGGCGCATCTGCCGGCGATCCTGTCGGCGCTGGAGACCGAGAACAACGGCAACCGGCTGGTGCTCGAAGTCGCGCAGCATCTGGGCGAGAACACCGTCCGCACGATCGCGATGGACTCGACCGAGGGTCTGACCCGCGGCCAGACCGTGACCGACACCGGCGCGCAGATCACCGTCCCCGTCGGCCCCAAGACGCTGGGCCGCATCATGAACGTCATCGGCGAGCCGATCGACGAGCGCGGCCCCATCGGTGCCGAGGGCAGCGCGCCGATCCATGCCAAGGCCCCCGAGTTCGTCGACCAGTCGACCGAAGCGGGCATCCTCGTCACGGGCATCAAGGTCATCGACCTGCTCGCCCCTTATGCGCGCGGCGGCAAGATCGGCCTGTTCGGCGGCGCCGGCGTCGGCAAGACCGTGCTCATCCAGGAGCTCATCAACAACATCGCCAAGGGTCACGGCGGCGTGTCGGTGTTCGCCGGCGTCGGTGAGCGCACCCGCGAGGGCAACGACCTCTATCACGAGTTCCTGGACGCGGGCGTCATCGCCAAGGACGAGGCGGGCAACGCCGTGTCCGAGGGTTCGAAGGTTGCGCTCGTCTATGGCCAGATGAACGAGCCGCCGGGCGCCCGCGCGCGCGTCGCGCTGTCGGGCCTGACGATGGCGGAATATTTCCGCGACGTCGAAGGCCAGGACGTGCTGTTCTTCGTCGACAACATCTTTCGCTTCACCCAGGCGGGTTCCGAAGTGTCGGCGCTGCTCGGCCGCATCCCCTCGGCCGTGGGCTATCAGCCGACGCTGTCGACCGACATGGGCGCGCTGCAGGAGCGCATCACCTCGACCAACAAGGGCTCGATCACCTCGGTGCAGGCGATCTACGTGCCCGCCGACGACTTGACCGACCCGGCGCCGGCGACGTCGTTCGCGCACTTGGACGCGACGACCAACCTCAATCGCGCGATTTCGGAGCTCGGCATCTATCCGGCCGTCGACCCGCTCGACTCGGTCAGCCGCGTGCTCGAGCCGCGCATCGTCGGCCAGGAGCATTACGACACCGCGCGTGCGGTCCAGCAGACGCTTCAGAAGTACAAGTCGCTGCAGGACATCATCGCCATTCTCGGCATGGACGAGCTGTCCGAAGAGGATAAGCTGACCGTGTCGCGTGCGCGCAAGATCCAGCGCTTCCTCAGTCAGCCGTTCCACGTCGCCGAGGTCTTCACCGGCATCCCCGGCAAGTTCGTGCAGATCGAGGACACGGTCCGCTCGTTCAAGGCGGTGGTCGAGGGCGAGTACGACCACCTGCCCGAGGCTGCCTTCTACATGGTCGGCGGCATCGACGAGGCGGTCGAGAAGGCCAAGAAGCTGGCCGAGAACGCGTAA
- a CDS encoding ATP synthase F1 subunit epsilon has product MPLHFELVTPEKLLRSEEVHMVVVPGSEGDFGVLEGHAPFMSTIRDGEIMVHKTAGGTPEAIRVEGGLAEVTTKGLTVLAEKAG; this is encoded by the coding sequence ATGCCCCTCCACTTCGAACTCGTGACTCCCGAAAAGCTCCTCCGCTCGGAGGAGGTGCACATGGTCGTCGTCCCCGGCAGCGAGGGCGACTTCGGCGTGCTCGAGGGGCACGCACCCTTCATGTCGACGATCCGCGACGGCGAGATCATGGTCCACAAGACCGCCGGCGGCACCCCCGAAGCGATCCGCGTCGAGGGCGGCCTGGCCGAGGTGACGACCAAGGGCCTGACGGTCCTGGCGGAAAAGGCGGGCTGA
- a CDS encoding DMT family transporter, which yields MASNGDQDGAGASTGLLFGMAGFALLSCGDAVIKTTVDEWPASGVAALRYLFGVIGLTIAVRLVEGPRGLSVPRPWLQAGRALAVSVASFAFFMAIRSMPLANATAIQFTSPALTAILSALLLGERAPRAVWGATALAFAGVLIVLRPDVARLGWAAGWPLLAALGMASLMILNRRAVGTGSALAMQYTIALFAAPMLTAVAFAGHWSGVGAMQLSWPDWTVVARCALVAASASTAHLLVYLATMRSSAAVVAPTLYVQLLTALTLGWLLFGDRPDPVALGGAAMVVASGLWLWRSQRPRVVPESE from the coding sequence ATGGCGTCAAACGGGGATCAGGACGGGGCCGGCGCCTCGACCGGGCTGTTGTTCGGGATGGCGGGATTCGCGCTGCTGTCGTGCGGCGACGCGGTCATCAAGACGACGGTCGACGAGTGGCCGGCGAGCGGGGTCGCGGCGCTCCGCTATCTGTTCGGCGTCATCGGGCTAACGATCGCGGTGCGGTTGGTCGAGGGGCCGCGCGGCCTTTCGGTGCCGCGTCCCTGGCTCCAGGCCGGGCGAGCGCTCGCCGTGTCGGTCGCGAGCTTCGCCTTCTTCATGGCAATCCGCTCGATGCCGCTCGCCAACGCGACGGCGATCCAGTTCACCAGCCCCGCGCTGACCGCCATCCTGTCGGCGCTGCTGCTCGGCGAACGCGCGCCGCGGGCGGTCTGGGGTGCAACCGCGCTGGCGTTTGCGGGCGTGCTGATCGTCCTTCGGCCCGACGTTGCGCGACTGGGCTGGGCAGCCGGGTGGCCGCTGCTGGCGGCGCTCGGCATGGCGAGCCTGATGATCCTCAACCGGCGCGCGGTCGGCACGGGATCGGCGCTGGCGATGCAGTACACCATCGCACTGTTCGCGGCGCCGATGCTGACCGCGGTCGCGTTCGCAGGCCATTGGAGCGGCGTCGGAGCGATGCAGCTTTCCTGGCCGGACTGGACCGTCGTCGCACGCTGCGCCCTCGTCGCGGCGAGTGCGAGCACGGCGCACCTGCTCGTCTATCTCGCAACGATGCGCAGTTCGGCGGCGGTGGTGGCGCCGACACTCTACGTCCAGCTGCTGACCGCGCTGACGCTGGGATGGCTGTTGTTTGGCGACCGGCCGGATCCGGTGGCGCTGGGCGGCGCCGCGATGGTGGTGGCGAGCGGCCTGTGGCTGTGGCGGAGCCAGCGGCCGCGGGTGGTGCCGGAGTCGGAGTAG